A region of Borrelia hermsii DAH DNA encodes the following proteins:
- a CDS encoding DNA adenine methylase: MKLLAREGNKYRYSKGIISLFPKHTAYIEGFFGTGAIFFAKPLACYNILNDNSQFIYKFFYYLRRNPDVLYKKVRDAIIYDRIINENQDKIEYMVLRSLYSLYGSCNLTMRLDRSNSKRLFLGMLKTYKSRAKEMLDCAIFTSRDIFDFLGALPKRDKIASTFVYLDPPYSISRGSLADNRGWNLDSLERLIVEMKRYNWQFAISEFDDLRVLELFLKYNLNVNYIARSTGIANTFGHTKHEILATSYRTSKSSMSCKNTRYIQLEMFKVQA; encoded by the coding sequence TTGAAACTGCTAGCTAGAGAAGGAAATAAGTATCGTTATAGTAAGGGTATTATAAGTCTTTTTCCTAAGCATACTGCATATATTGAAGGATTTTTTGGAACAGGCGCAATCTTTTTTGCAAAACCATTAGCTTGTTACAATATACTCAATGATAATTCTCAGTTTATTTATAAGTTTTTTTATTATTTGCGACGCAATCCTGATGTTCTTTACAAGAAGGTAAGAGACGCAATTATTTATGACAGAATTATAAATGAAAATCAAGACAAGATAGAATATATGGTTTTAAGAAGTTTGTATTCTCTATATGGTTCATGTAACTTAACTATGAGGTTAGATAGAAGCAATTCTAAGAGATTATTTCTGGGTATGCTTAAGACTTATAAGTCTAGAGCAAAAGAGATGCTTGATTGTGCAATATTTACTTCGCGTGATATATTTGATTTTCTGGGTGCTCTACCTAAGCGTGATAAGATTGCTTCAACATTTGTATATCTTGATCCACCATATTCAATTTCACGTGGAAGTCTTGCTGATAATCGGGGGTGGAATTTAGATTCTCTTGAGAGGCTCATTGTAGAGATGAAGAGATATAATTGGCAATTTGCAATAAGTGAATTTGATGATTTAAGGGTTTTAGAACTTTTCTTGAAATATAATCTTAATGTTAATTATATAGCTCGTTCAACTGGCATTGCTAATACTTTTGGGCATACTAAACATGAAATACTTGCAACTTCATATAGAACCAGTAAATCAAGTATGAGTTGTAAAAATACTCGTTATATTCAACTTGAAATGTTTAAAGTGCAAGCGTGA
- a CDS encoding DUF261 domain-containing protein, with amino-acid sequence MKITQNNPKLILEIRQWGCYFLCLHYYIEQFKKLQFSINDINNNYHKFVGLGYIKSNCYIVNPCSILQNFGIKTSVRWISHSYRCASHEFEISEVKIKGVSGYHFIATNDSRVLYDSLMLKERGVEYQITSRRVFRKH; translated from the coding sequence ATGAAAATAACGCAAAATAATCCAAAGTTAATTTTAGAAATACGTCAGTGGGGATGTTACTTTTTATGTCTTCATTATTACATAGAACAATTTAAAAAATTGCAGTTTAGTATCAATGATATTAACAATAATTATCATAAATTTGTTGGTTTAGGATACATTAAAAGTAATTGTTATATTGTAAATCCATGCAGTATACTTCAAAATTTTGGCATTAAGACAAGTGTGCGTTGGATAAGTCATTCTTACAGATGCGCAAGTCATGAATTTGAGATAAGTGAAGTAAAAATCAAAGGTGTATCAGGATATCATTTTATAGCAACTAACGATTCCAGAGTGCTTTATGATTCACTTATGCTTAAGGAAAGAGGAGTTGAATATCAAATTACATCAAGGAGAGTGTTTAGGAAACATTGA